A segment of the Plasmodium cynomolgi strain B DNA, scaffold: 0168, whole genome shotgun sequence genome:
TATGGAGTCagtatatattaataatgaaatataggtcataaaaatttatgcacAGTGATCTAAAGTATATCCATTATagctattatttttagaaatGTAATTGTTCACCTTTCATAATAAAAGGAACTCTTATATCTGTTCCTTCATGTGGAAAATAACAACATCATGTGAATAAAGACAAAAAGCTTAATGAGAATTCTGTAGGAATCATAATattcttaaaattaaattttgaaattattatataaatgaatgaaaaaactATATTACCATGTAAGAGTTAAAGTTTGATCGTTTTCcattctttattattttactcTCAAAGACAATCACTAATTACAGAAAGGTAGTATTACTTTGTGACGTTTCTTAGGCTAATATTGAATTTtagggtgttttttttatgtgttgtGCCAATTTGTCCACATGGTAATATGGGGATGGGGGGACAAATTAATACAATTTAATgagtaattatatttatagaaTTACTGAAAGTCAAATAATTACATAGTTATGAACCAACGCGTGAGaacaatttgataaaatgtaataaaaaaattacgtacatttttaaaaattcagtGATGCATTTATGCTGGTGAACACCTTTTATTCTGTTGAGATAATGAtaaatgtttcaaaataatgaCTTGGTGTAatgcacataaaattaatttcataCCAATATAATTAAGATTCAGTGTTTTGTTATTACAGAATTAAATATAACTATCTAAATTTATCACTTTCTATataatgtataataataGAAGATCGTTCTATAGTGTTCAGCAACTCCATTCTATGCGTTCGACACGTTGATAAATGAAGGAGCACGTAACAGGGGAACCTAAATCAAGGGTgagttaaattttttcgagGAATTAAATTAGCAATAAACGATTCCCCCGTATAGCTTAAATGAGCAGAAATATTTCAAACAAGAAATATAAGAAGTTAATAAGAAATGAGTTTGCAGTAGATAATAATAAAACTAGCCCATATAATGATACAAAGTGTAATGTAGGAACGTGTAGCCCAATGaactattttatatatgtaatactAAAGTGTTAACTATTCCAATATTCTTGTGTGACACTTCAGAATAGGAATAATCTTACAAATCGTGCTCCATCGTTTTATAATGTTGTATTTTCttaatacataattttatttttattgacCAACAGGATAAAAAactattatttaaaaattgtatttagTTCTAAGGAATTTAAAGCAAAAACAACAAATCGTTTTGGGGTTTACTATGCATATTTTAAAGTAATTATATCACTTATTCTATTATATATTACTTTTTGCATGAGAAATGTAACATTTTTCGAACACGTATTCACAAATATTTatgggtatatatatatatataacaaattgtgaaaaaaaggcacgtCATTGTGTAAATGAGGGAAGTTAACAATGTAAATGCTTAAAAAACGAGCAACTTATTTACATTTGTGCGGATACaaaattagtaaaaaaaattttaggtgaaatttaaaaaatgtttcatttGAATGTGTCAAACACGTTGggcgtatatacatattttgcTTGTACccatataatatttttatgtacattcaCATTACTTCATTAAATTTAGAGTTCTAtagtaaaatttatttaaagcattttcgttttatatattcaattttggtagataattttttatatgctatATCTCCAGGTGATGCCACTATCCGATTTAATCACATAGTATACAAGCACTGCAAGACCAACTAACGGTAGAATGAGGCATAACAATCCTGTTAATATGAATAAGCCTAAAAAAGACATTAGTCCTCCTAATGAAAATAAGCCTAAAAGAGACGATATTCCTGCTAATGAAAATAAGCCTAAACCAGACGTTATTCCTGCTGTTGCTAATGGGAATAAGCCTAAAACAGCCGGTCCCAATACAGTTATgccaaaaataataattgtgATTGCTAAAGAAgtgaatgggaaaaataacaaaacaggAATAAATAATCTGTATTTGTCTATAAGTGAAAAGAACTTTCCTATGATGCCTCGACCTTTATCCGAATAACGACCAGCTGCtcttttctttaaaaaacgTTTCACTTCtgcttcaaaaattttatctgcTTTTTTCAAGAAGGTAGATAATGTTGATCTTTTTCTTGGTTTTACTAATCCTTTATACACATGACCTTCGAAAGATCTTTCAGAAATGTCatctttttctaatttagaaGACATATAATCTTCTACTTCATCGATTTGTTCTCTTTTAAGGTTATTAGTTcgtttcatttcatttttcggtTGTGTTTTGCATTCTTCATGACGTTTTAATTCGTCAATTATTTTCGCTTTAtagtaatttttactttttaattcatcaaaaaattcttcCAAATTGTTAGAAAATTTGAATGGGTTATAATGATCGTGATTACTGTAATCTGCATCTGGTGAGATAGAAAAATGTTTCTCgaaattattattacaaattaatttgttaaaatgttttCGAAAATGCATGTCTTGcattaatttgttaaatcGTTTTTGAAAGAGATCCACttgtaataatttattgAATTGTTTCCTAAAATTATCATCATATGCTAACTTATTTAGTCTTTCTCCAAAGGTGTTATCATCTTCATCTAACAaagtttttattcttttttgcaagttTACATTGTTCTGTTCTCTCGTTCGATTCTTTTCATCTGC
Coding sequences within it:
- a CDS encoding hypothetical protein (putative), whose protein sequence is MPCNVKSCINISSNKRCGRMLTADEKNRTREQNNVNLQKRIKTLLDEDDNTFGERLNKLAYDDNFRKQFNKLLQVDLFQKRFNKLMQDMHFRKHFNKLICNNNFEKHFSISPDADYSNHDHYNPFKFSNNLEEFFDELKSKNYYKAKIIDELKRHEECKTQPKNEMKRTNNLKREQIDEVEDYMSSKLEKDDISERSFEGHVYKGLVKPRKRSTLSTFLKKADKIFEAEVKRFLKKRAAGRYSDKGRGIIGKFFSLIDKYRLFIPVLLFFPFTSLAITIIIFGITVLGPAVLGLFPLATAGITSGLGLFSLAGISSLLGLFSLGGLMSFLGLFILTGLLCLILPLVGLAVLVYYVIKSDSGITWRYSI